ATCACAAACGGAATTTTGCCTGCCCGGTTCAATAGCCACATTCTCTCGTCAATTTTGCGAGCCAAGAGCATGGTATAATACATCTCCTGCATATCTTGCGCCGTTAAGCCCAGCGCTTCATGACGTTTCTCAGTCATTCTATAACCTCCTCGCCAGGATAGTGATGACTTCCTAGGATAATTAAAACCGGTTAGGAATGAATTTCCAGCCCTTCCACAGCCAGAGCCGCTTCACCAATGGCTTCAGATAAGGTGGGATGAGGATGGATGATTTGAGAGAGTTCCCACGGCGTGGCATCAAGCACTTTGGCCAGGCCGGCCTCGGAAATCAGGTCGGTCACATGGGGGCCGATCATGTGTACGCCGAGCAAATCCTGGGTGTTGGCATCCATCACCACTTTGACAAAACCAGATGCATCCCCCTGGATCAGCGCCTTACCCACCCCTTTGAAGGAAAACTTACCTGTCTTCACCTGATAGCCTTGCGCCTTGGCTTCCTCTTCAGTCAGACCAATACTGGCCACTTCAGGACGGCTGTAGGTGCAGCGGGGCACATGGTTGGGATCAACAGGGGCCGGATCATGCCCGGCGATGTGCTCCACGGCGACAATACCTTCATGGGAAGCCACATGGGCCAGCTGCAAACCGCCGGTTACATCACCGATGGCATAGATGTGAGATTCGGCTGTTTGTCCGTATGCATTGACTTGGATAAATCCTTTTTCCAGTTTAATATCTGTATTTTCCAGGCCGATGTCTTCAGTATTGGGCACCCGTCCCACTGAGACCAGCATCTTGTCAGCGGTATAGGTCTCCTCTTTGTCACCCCGCTTTGCTGTGATAGCAACTTGGCCCTTGTCAACGGACAAGGTTTCCGGCAAGACTTCAGCACTGGTAACCACCTTGACCTTGCGCCGCTTTAATAACCGCGCCATCTCTTTGCTGATTGCTTCATCCTCCTGGGGCAAAATCCGCTCGGCATACTCAAGCACCGTCACTTGGACGCCAAAATCACTCAATAAAGACGCCCATTCTATGCCAATCACACCGCCGCCAACAATGATCATTGATTCCGGCAGCGACTCAAGTTCCAAAGCTTCGTCGCTGGTCAGGACATGGGTGCCGTCAATCTCCAGCCCAGGCAAGGTTCTTGGCTTGGATCCTGTGGCAATAATCAGATTTTTGGGCACCAGCATCTCATTCTCTTCACCGCCCGCCTTTTC
This window of the Caldalkalibacillus uzonensis genome carries:
- the lpdA gene encoding dihydrolipoyl dehydrogenase; the encoded protein is MAKEYDLVILGGGPGGYVAAIRAAQLGLSTALVEAQKLGGTCLHKGCIPSKALLKSAEVYATLKEDGESFGITAQGVGFDFQKVNQRKQKIVDQLHQGIRYLMKKNKIDVYHGYGRILGPSIFSPTAGTVSVEKAGGEENEMLVPKNLIIATGSKPRTLPGLEIDGTHVLTSDEALELESLPESMIIVGGGVIGIEWASLLSDFGVQVTVLEYAERILPQEDEAISKEMARLLKRRKVKVVTSAEVLPETLSVDKGQVAITAKRGDKEETYTADKMLVSVGRVPNTEDIGLENTDIKLEKGFIQVNAYGQTAESHIYAIGDVTGGLQLAHVASHEGIVAVEHIAGHDPAPVDPNHVPRCTYSRPEVASIGLTEEEAKAQGYQVKTGKFSFKGVGKALIQGDASGFVKVVMDANTQDLLGVHMIGPHVTDLISEAGLAKVLDATPWELSQIIHPHPTLSEAIGEAALAVEGLEIHS